One region of Campylobacter concisus genomic DNA includes:
- a CDS encoding 5'-methylthioadenosine/adenosylhomocysteine nucleosidase has product MIAILGAMQEEITPILEMVGEYKTVQYANNKFYLVNYKGKELVIAYSKIGKVNAAITATLMIEKFKASKLLFTGVAGSLDESLKIGDMLYATSLVQHDLDITAFGHPYGYVPGTSIFVKSDEGLNELAKKIADKKDMSLSAGIIATGDQFICDNEKKAWIKKIFNASATEMEGASVALVCETLGVPFFILRAISDGAGDAAEFDFDKFLQDSANVSAKFILEMVESL; this is encoded by the coding sequence ATGATAGCGATACTTGGAGCTATGCAAGAGGAGATAACACCGATCCTTGAAATGGTTGGTGAATATAAAACTGTTCAATATGCAAATAATAAATTTTACTTAGTAAACTACAAAGGAAAAGAGCTAGTCATTGCTTATTCAAAGATAGGTAAAGTAAATGCAGCTATAACAGCAACTTTGATGATAGAAAAATTTAAGGCCTCAAAATTGCTCTTTACCGGCGTAGCTGGCTCACTTGATGAGAGTTTAAAAATAGGCGATATGCTTTATGCTACTAGCTTAGTGCAACATGATCTTGATATTACGGCTTTTGGCCATCCTTATGGCTATGTGCCAGGCACAAGTATTTTTGTCAAAAGTGATGAAGGGCTAAATGAACTGGCAAAAAAGATAGCTGATAAAAAAGATATGAGCTTAAGCGCTGGTATTATTGCGACCGGAGATCAGTTTATCTGCGATAATGAAAAGAAAGCTTGGATTAAAAAGATATTTAATGCGAGCGCTACCGAGATGGAAGGCGCTAGCGTTGCGTTAGTTTGCGAAACACTTGGCGTGCCATTTTTTATACTAAGAGCTATTAGTGATGGAGCTGGTGATGCAGCAGAGTTTGACTTTGATAAATTTTTGCAAGATTCAGCAAATGTTAGTGCAAAATTTATACTTGAAATGGTAGAAAGCTTATGA
- a CDS encoding tRNA 2-thiocytidine biosynthesis TtcA family protein, with protein MIELSKRLLRQVGQTNARYKMIEGGDKILLGLSGGKDSLALAHVLKHIQNVTPEKFEFKAVTLSYGMGEDYAYLTKHCNEHGIEHEVIDSSIFEISKEKIRKNSSFCSFFSRMRRGYLYTYALKHGFNKLAIAHHLDDAAESFFMNFTYNGALRTLAPKYIAKNGITVIRPFIFVRERQLRENAIKNELRVIGDEACPAMRFDVKMPHARYETKQLLATLEKENPKLFTSLKAAFENIHTDTFFALNSSSEE; from the coding sequence ATGATAGAGCTTAGTAAAAGGCTTCTTAGGCAAGTTGGTCAGACAAACGCCAGATACAAGATGATAGAGGGCGGAGATAAGATCTTGCTTGGTCTTAGCGGTGGTAAAGATAGCCTCGCACTAGCTCACGTACTAAAGCATATCCAAAACGTTACACCTGAGAAATTTGAGTTTAAAGCAGTAACACTAAGCTACGGCATGGGTGAGGACTACGCTTATCTTACGAAGCATTGCAATGAGCACGGAATAGAGCACGAAGTAATAGATAGCTCAATTTTTGAAATTTCAAAAGAGAAAATCCGTAAAAATTCTAGCTTTTGTAGCTTCTTTTCTCGTATGAGAAGAGGCTATCTTTATACTTACGCTTTAAAGCATGGTTTTAATAAACTTGCGATTGCTCATCATTTAGACGATGCAGCGGAGAGCTTTTTTATGAACTTTACATATAATGGTGCACTAAGGACGCTTGCTCCAAAATATATTGCAAAAAATGGCATCACGGTTATTAGGCCATTTATCTTCGTTCGCGAGAGACAGCTTCGCGAAAATGCTATCAAAAATGAATTAAGAGTTATCGGTGATGAAGCATGTCCTGCAATGAGGTTTGACGTGAAGATGCCACATGCTAGATATGAAACCAAACAGCTTTTAGCAACCTTAGAAAAAGAAAATCCAAAACTTTTTACTTCGCTAAAAGCAGCATTTGAAAATATCCATACTGATACTTTTTTTGCTCTCAATAGTAGTAGTGAAGAGTAA
- the recO gene encoding recombination protein RecO, whose translation MQGYILRVQKVRDEDLLVFVLTPNLLVKSYRFFGARHSNIMTGYKIDFELEQEAKFLPKLRSILHLGFKWLLERDKLIIWQQFMRLLYDHLKEVEQLDEIYFNELDRCAKQMQLQNPKRLIIESYVKILEYEGRLHSELECFICDEEIENELCLTRGFLPSHKHCLDRSEFDTSKIKNLFDTKSTIELNDDEINRLYKILLDGL comes from the coding sequence ATGCAAGGCTATATCCTGCGCGTGCAAAAGGTCAGAGATGAGGACCTTTTAGTCTTTGTGCTAACGCCAAATTTGCTTGTAAAGTCGTATAGATTTTTTGGCGCTCGCCACTCAAACATCATGACTGGCTACAAGATCGACTTTGAGCTAGAGCAAGAGGCAAAATTTCTACCAAAGCTTAGAAGCATACTTCATCTTGGATTTAAATGGCTGTTAGAGCGTGATAAACTTATCATTTGGCAGCAGTTCATGCGCCTACTTTATGATCATCTAAAAGAGGTCGAGCAGCTTGATGAAATTTATTTTAACGAGCTTGATCGCTGCGCCAAACAGATGCAGCTGCAAAATCCAAAACGCCTTATCATCGAAAGCTACGTCAAAATTTTAGAGTATGAAGGCAGGCTTCACAGCGAGCTTGAGTGCTTTATCTGCGATGAGGAGATAGAAAACGAGCTTTGCCTAACTCGTGGCTTTTTGCCCTCTCATAAGCACTGCCTTGATAGGAGCGAATTTGACACTAGCAAGATCAAAAATTTGTTTGATACAAAAAGCACGATCGAGCTAAATGACGATGAGATAAACCGCCTTTATAAAATTTTACTTGACGGGCTTTAA
- a CDS encoding tRNA dihydrouridine synthase has protein sequence MIDFSKKPLFLAPLAGFSDLPLRSVVKKFGCDVTVSEMISANALVYESSDKTLEMLKKSPNEEPYVVQIAGSDIENIKKAVQIINKFDGIYGLDLNCGCPVPKVVRQGAGSALLNDLDKLQNIISAIKSVSNKESLSVKFRLGFNDKNEEKIAKACEEAGADYIAVHGRTRAGGYSAKVDYEAIARVKASVKIPVVANGDINAQNADEILNFTKCDALMIGRASIGNPWIFHEIKTKTSVDKALKQEIILAHFDAMIEHYGEHGLCIFRKHLHQYSKGIDGATTFRNDINFIKDVTAMRECIREFFA, from the coding sequence ATGATAGACTTTAGTAAAAAGCCACTTTTCTTAGCGCCTCTTGCTGGCTTTTCTGACTTGCCACTAAGAAGCGTAGTTAAGAAATTTGGCTGCGATGTCACTGTTAGCGAAATGATCAGCGCAAATGCCTTGGTCTATGAGAGCAGTGACAAAACGCTTGAAATGCTTAAAAAATCCCCAAACGAAGAGCCCTACGTCGTTCAAATAGCTGGTAGCGATATAGAAAATATAAAAAAAGCCGTGCAGATAATCAATAAATTTGATGGAATTTATGGGCTGGATCTAAACTGCGGCTGCCCTGTGCCAAAGGTCGTTAGACAAGGTGCGGGATCGGCTTTGTTAAACGATCTTGACAAACTTCAAAATATAATCTCAGCCATAAAAAGCGTCTCAAACAAAGAGAGCCTAAGCGTTAAATTTAGACTTGGCTTTAACGATAAAAATGAAGAAAAAATCGCAAAGGCCTGCGAAGAAGCCGGCGCAGACTACATCGCAGTACATGGACGCACAAGAGCTGGCGGATATAGTGCAAAGGTTGATTACGAAGCGATTGCTAGAGTAAAGGCAAGCGTAAAAATCCCAGTCGTCGCAAATGGCGATATAAACGCACAAAATGCAGATGAAATTTTAAATTTCACAAAATGCGACGCCCTAATGATCGGTAGAGCAAGCATTGGCAATCCTTGGATATTTCACGAGATAAAGACCAAAACTAGCGTGGATAAGGCACTAAAGCAAGAGATCATACTGGCTCACTTTGACGCGATGATCGAGCACTACGGCGAGCACGGACTTTGCATATTTAGAAAGCACTTGCATCAATACAGCAAGGGCATCGACGGCGCAACAACCTTTAGAAACGATATAAATTTCATCAAAGACGTGACAGCGATGAGAGAGTGTATAAGGGAGTTTTTTGCCTAG
- a CDS encoding uroporphyrinogen III synthase HEM4, giving the protein MKTRKFLVYCIIYIVVVAGLTYSLNSSDYTFELLGQTITLPIAIWVALPVAVLALLALLHIAYHGYAFYRYKKWIKKDSQLYKDLAKETLLGFESNKDFKTDTYKIASQLTRSISPVGELKDVGVDDAEINNILQTIKSIKNKEIVDLKKFRLAKDSKLNILNELNKIEQLPTYYLDILKNQDQNESLKKAAFDKLIKVASFSEIKRLNFELASEDIMLIITRFVNDEIDLSSDEIFDLLNNVKVTKTQYDKAAIMLKNKLKPDAFIGIFEKLKSIHADADEAYVYALFELQMLDKVREAIEGSDPDEFKEIKVLLFLRDNGKMVPSSLFFK; this is encoded by the coding sequence ATGAAAACTAGAAAATTTCTCGTCTACTGCATAATCTACATAGTAGTTGTTGCAGGGCTTACTTATTCTCTTAATAGTTCTGATTACACATTTGAGCTTTTAGGCCAAACTATAACTTTGCCAATTGCTATTTGGGTCGCTCTTCCAGTAGCTGTTTTAGCACTTCTTGCCCTACTTCATATCGCTTATCATGGATATGCTTTTTATAGATATAAAAAATGGATCAAAAAAGATAGCCAGCTTTATAAAGACTTAGCCAAAGAGACGCTTCTTGGCTTTGAGAGCAACAAAGACTTCAAAACCGACACTTACAAGATCGCCTCACAGCTTACTCGTTCTATCTCACCAGTAGGCGAGCTTAAAGATGTCGGTGTAGATGATGCCGAGATAAACAATATCTTACAAACTATAAAAAGTATAAAAAATAAAGAGATCGTCGATCTAAAGAAATTTAGACTAGCAAAAGATAGCAAGTTGAATATCCTAAATGAGCTAAATAAAATCGAGCAACTACCTACTTATTATCTTGACATACTTAAAAATCAAGATCAAAACGAGAGCCTTAAAAAAGCTGCATTTGATAAACTCATAAAAGTAGCTTCTTTTAGCGAAATCAAAAGATTAAATTTTGAGCTAGCAAGTGAAGATATAATGCTTATTATTACCCGATTTGTAAATGACGAGATCGATCTAAGCAGTGATGAAATTTTTGATCTTTTAAACAACGTAAAAGTGACAAAAACTCAATACGACAAAGCAGCCATAATGCTTAAAAATAAGCTAAAACCAGATGCATTTATCGGCATATTTGAGAAGCTAAAAAGCATCCACGCTGACGCTGATGAGGCTTACGTATATGCGCTATTTGAGCTTCAGATGCTTGATAAAGTAAGAGAGGCTATCGAAGGTAGCGACCCAGATGAGTTTAAAGAGATAAAGGTCTTGCTGTTTTTACGAGATAACGGCAAAATGGTACCTAGCTCATTATTTTTTAAATGA
- the dksA gene encoding RNA polymerase-binding protein DksA, with the protein MTQTELNFFKKLLEERKLQIKKNIYDSSVEVNGLRDSGVSDEFDIASVNTDQLIEHSISTQQRAELSEIDEALEKIANKTYGICDMCEEEISIPRLKVKPHAKYCITCREIIEKTAKN; encoded by the coding sequence ATGACACAAACTGAGCTAAATTTTTTTAAAAAATTACTTGAAGAAAGAAAATTACAGATCAAAAAAAATATCTATGATTCATCTGTTGAAGTAAATGGCTTAAGAGATAGTGGTGTAAGCGATGAGTTTGATATAGCCTCGGTAAATACAGACCAGCTAATAGAGCATTCCATCTCGACGCAACAAAGAGCGGAGCTATCAGAAATAGATGAAGCACTAGAGAAGATAGCAAACAAAACTTATGGAATTTGTGATATGTGTGAAGAGGAGATCAGTATACCGCGACTAAAGGTAAAACCACATGCAAAATACTGCATAACTTGCCGTGAAATAATCGAAAAAACAGCAAAAAACTAA
- a CDS encoding 23S rRNA (pseudouridine(1915)-N(3))-methyltransferase RlmH, whose protein sequence is MEISVFSIQKSSRDNFENEIQEYIKMSAKFAKINDKVFFNEKIAKAQSTGKSEALRAYDEIYEPNLKGFCVMLDENGLQLDSQEFAQILNSNSQINFFIGGAYGLSQNLKNKAQKIVSLSKMTMAHKVAKLVLFEQIFRALCINANHPYHK, encoded by the coding sequence TTGGAAATTTCAGTTTTTAGCATTCAAAAATCATCACGTGACAACTTTGAAAACGAGATACAAGAATATATAAAAATGAGTGCAAAATTTGCCAAGATAAACGATAAAGTCTTTTTCAATGAAAAAATAGCAAAAGCTCAAAGTACTGGAAAAAGCGAAGCATTAAGAGCTTATGATGAAATTTATGAGCCAAATTTAAAAGGCTTTTGCGTAATGCTTGATGAAAATGGCTTGCAACTTGACAGCCAAGAATTCGCACAAATTTTAAACTCAAATTCACAAATTAACTTTTTCATAGGTGGAGCTTATGGCCTTAGCCAAAATTTAAAGAATAAAGCGCAAAAAATTGTAAGCTTAAGCAAGATGACGATGGCACATAAGGTTGCCAAGCTTGTACTTTTTGAGCAAATTTTTAGAGCACTTTGCATAAATGCAAACCACCCATATCACAAATAA
- the accD gene encoding acetyl-CoA carboxylase, carboxyltransferase subunit beta, with protein sequence MNFSDIFSKIRKAQPRPEEAPTHWVKCDNCHSLMYYKEVEACFNVCPKCGYHMRLKATDRINLICDEDSFVEFDANLKPVDPLNFVDKKSYKKRITENKEKTGRTSSVICGEGKCDGQEIQLVVFDFGFMGGSLASVEGEKIVRAIKRAIEKRQALVIVSASGGARMQESTFSLMQMSKTSAALKLLDEAKLPYISILTDPTMGGVSASFAWLGDLIIAEPGALIGFAGQRVIKQTIGADLPEGFQRAEFLLEHGLIDAIVPRSEHKKYISDMVKFLTNNKTIHQKDNQDESGNNFELKLKTKG encoded by the coding sequence ATGAATTTCTCAGATATTTTTTCAAAGATAAGAAAAGCTCAACCTCGTCCAGAAGAAGCACCTACACACTGGGTAAAATGCGATAATTGTCACTCACTGATGTACTACAAAGAAGTTGAAGCTTGTTTTAATGTATGCCCAAAATGCGGCTATCATATGAGATTAAAAGCTACTGATCGTATAAATTTGATCTGTGATGAAGATAGCTTTGTAGAATTTGACGCGAATTTAAAGCCGGTAGATCCATTAAATTTTGTCGATAAAAAATCATACAAAAAAAGAATCACAGAAAATAAAGAAAAAACAGGACGCACAAGCTCAGTGATATGTGGCGAAGGCAAATGCGACGGACAAGAGATTCAGCTGGTTGTTTTTGACTTTGGCTTCATGGGCGGTTCGCTAGCTTCAGTTGAGGGTGAAAAGATCGTAAGAGCGATAAAACGAGCGATAGAAAAACGCCAAGCTTTAGTCATAGTGAGTGCTTCAGGCGGAGCTAGAATGCAAGAGAGTACATTTTCTTTGATGCAAATGTCAAAGACATCAGCTGCTTTAAAACTACTTGATGAAGCAAAATTACCTTATATCTCAATACTTACTGATCCGACAATGGGTGGCGTTAGTGCCTCTTTTGCTTGGCTTGGAGATCTAATAATCGCTGAACCTGGCGCTTTAATAGGCTTTGCTGGTCAAAGGGTCATCAAACAAACCATTGGTGCTGACCTTCCAGAGGGATTTCAAAGAGCTGAGTTTTTGTTAGAGCATGGCCTAATCGATGCTATTGTGCCAAGAAGCGAACATAAAAAATATATAAGCGATATGGTTAAATTTCTCACAAATAATAAGACAATACATCAAAAAGATAACCAAGATGAGAGTGGAAACAACTTTGAACTAAAGCTAAAAACCAAAGGCTAA
- the bamA gene encoding outer membrane protein assembly factor BamA, which produces MKKKLFLLALAFSGLSAQTIQSINFKGLIHLSPEVASQIMGLKVGQDLTPKLSDKAITNLYKQNYFDDIYIEDTGNGNLLVAVKEKPSVARVDLKGVVTNDKTAIESLINIKPGNMYDELTIEKTKERIRQYYESKGYFDTVVDVEKQPVADNDSSLFITLNINRGENMIIKNVNLVGAKEFDYDDIEPVVANKSREFMGWLWGRNDGKVKLFELENDPARIQDKYFQKGYLDATISSPYLNSSFDNYTADLTYYVHEGEPYKVSNVSITAPEELELDTKKIIDDFRLEAGDTMNSARLRQDMKKLDDMVADKGYAFVKVYPKTDKFDENKTVDIDYEVDPGEKVYIRNVQISGNDRTVDRVVRRELYLTEGNLYSRTDLQDSKDALKRTSYFDDVEIEEDPVDKNTVDLKVKVKEASTGSISGGIGYGSSDGLLLNAALSDTNIFGSGLQGQVSVDKSDRELSGQISLTNPRIFDSEYSLGGTLYANDYDWRTYKERSYGFSTTLGRKLTRNLSASLTYNIEQSKITLKDDELRDINTKTKKEIYREGKAIKSAITPALTYNSTDDYYLPRRGIIAGTSFEIAGLGGDIDFIKNRTNFNYYLGLREYIDYDLILRYKASFGKIWERGYTPINERLYLGGIRSLRGYESRTVSPKVKYNGDYYEYGGETSFNNSAEISFPIIDRVKMRGVVFYDYGMIGENSLNEIKRSSVGTGIEWITPIGPLQLIFAKALKPKEGDDTNTFEFTIGRRF; this is translated from the coding sequence ATGAAAAAGAAATTATTTTTATTAGCATTAGCTTTCAGTGGCCTAAGCGCACAAACAATCCAGTCAATAAATTTTAAAGGCCTAATTCACCTTTCGCCTGAAGTAGCAAGCCAAATAATGGGCCTAAAAGTCGGTCAGGATTTGACTCCAAAGCTTAGCGATAAGGCGATCACAAATTTATACAAACAAAATTATTTCGACGATATCTACATAGAAGATACAGGCAATGGCAATCTTTTAGTAGCTGTAAAAGAGAAGCCAAGTGTTGCGAGAGTCGATCTAAAAGGCGTCGTAACAAATGATAAAACTGCGATCGAGTCACTAATCAACATCAAACCAGGCAATATGTATGATGAGCTTACAATAGAAAAAACTAAAGAGAGAATTCGTCAGTATTATGAGTCAAAGGGTTATTTTGATACCGTTGTAGACGTAGAAAAACAACCAGTTGCAGATAACGACAGCTCACTTTTTATAACACTTAACATAAACCGTGGCGAAAATATGATAATCAAAAATGTAAATTTAGTCGGTGCAAAAGAGTTTGATTATGACGACATTGAGCCAGTAGTTGCAAATAAAAGTAGAGAATTTATGGGTTGGCTTTGGGGTAGAAATGACGGTAAAGTTAAACTTTTTGAGCTTGAAAATGATCCAGCAAGAATACAAGACAAATATTTCCAAAAAGGCTATTTAGACGCGACTATTTCGTCACCTTATTTAAATTCATCGTTTGATAATTACACAGCCGATCTTACTTATTATGTTCATGAGGGTGAGCCTTATAAGGTTTCAAATGTAAGCATTACAGCACCTGAGGAGCTAGAGCTTGATACTAAAAAGATTATAGATGACTTTAGGCTTGAGGCCGGTGATACGATGAACTCAGCAAGACTTCGCCAAGATATGAAAAAGCTCGATGATATGGTTGCTGATAAAGGTTATGCATTTGTAAAAGTCTATCCAAAGACTGATAAATTTGATGAAAATAAAACTGTCGATATTGACTACGAAGTCGATCCTGGTGAAAAAGTATATATAAGAAATGTTCAAATTTCAGGAAACGATAGGACTGTTGACCGCGTTGTAAGACGCGAACTTTATCTAACTGAAGGAAATTTATATAGTAGAACTGACCTTCAAGACTCAAAAGACGCACTAAAAAGAACAAGCTACTTTGATGATGTTGAGATAGAAGAAGATCCGGTTGATAAAAATACAGTTGATCTAAAAGTAAAAGTAAAAGAAGCCTCAACTGGCTCAATAAGCGGTGGTATCGGATACGGTAGCAGTGACGGACTACTACTAAACGCAGCACTTTCTGACACAAATATCTTTGGCTCTGGTCTTCAAGGACAAGTAAGCGTAGATAAGAGCGACAGAGAGCTTTCAGGTCAGATAAGTCTTACAAATCCAAGAATTTTTGACTCAGAGTATAGCCTTGGCGGAACACTTTACGCAAATGACTATGACTGGAGAACATATAAAGAGAGAAGCTATGGCTTTAGCACAACATTAGGTAGAAAACTAACTAGAAATTTAAGCGCATCGCTTACTTACAATATTGAGCAAAGCAAAATTACTTTAAAAGATGATGAACTAAGAGATATCAACACAAAAACTAAAAAAGAAATTTATAGAGAAGGTAAAGCTATAAAAAGCGCTATAACTCCAGCTTTAACATATAATAGCACTGATGATTATTACTTGCCAAGACGTGGCATCATAGCTGGCACATCATTTGAGATAGCTGGACTTGGTGGCGATATAGACTTTATCAAAAATCGCACAAATTTTAACTACTATCTAGGTCTTAGAGAATACATCGACTACGATCTTATCTTAAGATATAAAGCAAGCTTTGGCAAAATTTGGGAAAGAGGATATACTCCGATTAACGAAAGACTTTACCTTGGTGGCATAAGAAGCTTACGTGGTTACGAGAGCAGAACTGTATCTCCAAAGGTAAAATATAATGGCGACTACTACGAATACGGCGGCGAAACTTCATTTAATAATTCAGCTGAAATAAGCTTCCCTATAATAGATCGTGTCAAAATGCGTGGCGTTGTATTTTACGACTATGGTATGATCGGTGAAAATAGTCTAAATGAGATAAAAAGATCGTCAGTTGGTACTGGTATCGAGTGGATAACTCCTATTGGGCCACTTCAACTAATCTTTGCAAAAGCTCTTAAACCTAAAGAGGGCGACGATACAAATACATTTGAATTTACTATCGGAAGACGCTTCTAA
- a CDS encoding prephenate dehydrogenase: MKIGIIGLGLMGGSLGLALKDEKLISCVSGYDKDENHSKKALELGLVHEILSIDEMKKKCDIIFLAVPVEAIVSIVQNLTDISEDTTIIDFGSTKQKIIEAVPEKIRKNFIPAHPMAGTEYSGPEAAFKSLYTGATVIVCDFAESAEKHVKRSVELFSCLGMKIIFMSAKEHDHHVGLISHLPHAIAFSLASGILKEEDKRHIVALGGPTFKGMIRVAKSSPFMWSDIFKQNKNNVVEAINMFEKELNLCKDLIKDEHWDELFAWMSDARAVREIL, translated from the coding sequence ATGAAAATAGGTATCATCGGACTTGGTCTTATGGGCGGCTCACTTGGGTTAGCATTAAAAGATGAAAAATTAATTTCTTGTGTTAGCGGATATGACAAAGATGAAAATCATAGCAAAAAGGCCTTAGAGCTTGGCTTGGTGCATGAAATTTTAAGTATAGATGAGATGAAAAAGAAGTGTGACATCATCTTTTTGGCTGTACCAGTCGAGGCTATCGTGAGCATCGTGCAAAATTTAACTGATATCAGCGAAGATACAACTATCATTGATTTTGGCTCAACTAAACAAAAGATCATCGAGGCAGTACCAGAAAAAATTCGTAAAAATTTCATTCCAGCTCATCCAATGGCAGGTACTGAGTATTCTGGTCCAGAGGCTGCTTTCAAATCACTTTACACAGGAGCAACTGTTATCGTTTGTGACTTTGCTGAGAGCGCAGAAAAACATGTAAAAAGAAGCGTTGAGCTATTTTCTTGCCTTGGCATGAAGATTATTTTTATGAGTGCGAAAGAACATGATCATCACGTGGGTCTTATTTCGCATTTGCCTCATGCGATTGCATTTTCTCTTGCGAGTGGGATTTTAAAAGAAGAGGATAAAAGGCATATTGTGGCACTAGGTGGACCTACATTTAAGGGCATGATACGTGTTGCAAAGAGCTCGCCTTTTATGTGGAGCGATATCTTTAAGCAAAATAAAAATAATGTTGTTGAAGCCATAAATATGTTTGAAAAAGAGCTAAATTTGTGCAAAGATCTCATCAAAGATGAACACTGGGATGAACTTTTTGCCTGGATGAGCGATGCTAGAGCTGTAAGAGAAATTTTGTAA
- a CDS encoding M23 family metallopeptidase — MYRRGIGGFGIVVLLLILILAGGFGYALMSKDFERNEPIIGVADKVYWNLRTPMNIKFKDDSGIKFVRISMNDGKNDLNLLNQIIQNPSTELDVNLTFPKTGFFAQKDTYEMNIEAVDTSKWSFFTGNKASKKVEVVLDTSKPDLYVLSQSYSISKGGSAVVVFRATDNQLKEVYVQTNFGKKFKAVPFYKEGFYAALVAWPVQVENFSAEVIARDFAGNESKSHVRYFYENVKYKTSTIALNDRFLDGKIVDLTDQYAKDPSALSRLEKMRFVNETLRNSNEEKITALTTNPGDEMLTGFSATPFYPLRNGKKVADFADHRYYTYNNEQVSESWHMGIDFASVAAAPIIASNAGRVVLASENGIYGLNIVIDHGFGLYSLYGHCSSTRVKEGDMVVAGDQIGTTGTSGLALGDHLHFGILVQGEEVRPQQWMDKKWIKDNITSVLDAAKAMIDKN, encoded by the coding sequence ATGTATAGACGTGGAATTGGTGGTTTTGGTATTGTTGTGCTTTTACTAATTTTAATTTTAGCCGGTGGTTTTGGCTATGCTTTGATGTCAAAAGATTTTGAGCGAAACGAGCCGATAATTGGTGTTGCTGATAAAGTTTATTGGAATCTTAGAACTCCAATGAATATCAAATTTAAAGATGATAGCGGTATAAAATTTGTACGAATTAGTATGAATGATGGGAAAAATGATCTAAATTTGTTAAATCAAATCATACAAAATCCAAGTACTGAGCTTGATGTAAATTTGACCTTCCCAAAGACTGGCTTTTTTGCTCAAAAAGATACTTATGAGATGAATATTGAGGCTGTGGATACCAGTAAATGGAGCTTTTTTACTGGCAACAAAGCTAGCAAAAAAGTTGAAGTCGTGCTTGATACTTCAAAACCTGATCTTTACGTGCTTTCGCAGTCTTATTCTATCTCAAAAGGTGGTAGCGCGGTTGTGGTCTTTAGGGCAACTGATAATCAGCTAAAAGAGGTCTATGTCCAGACAAATTTTGGTAAAAAATTTAAGGCTGTACCATTTTATAAAGAGGGCTTTTATGCAGCACTCGTTGCTTGGCCAGTTCAGGTTGAAAATTTTAGTGCTGAGGTCATTGCAAGAGACTTTGCAGGCAATGAAAGCAAGTCTCATGTTAGATATTTTTATGAAAATGTAAAGTATAAAACTTCAACTATTGCATTAAATGATAGATTTTTAGATGGTAAGATAGTTGATCTAACTGATCAATATGCAAAAGATCCAAGCGCGCTTTCAAGGCTTGAGAAAATGAGATTTGTCAATGAAACGCTTAGAAATTCAAACGAAGAAAAAATAACAGCACTTACTACAAACCCTGGCGATGAGATGTTAACTGGCTTTAGTGCGACACCATTTTATCCACTAAGAAATGGTAAAAAAGTGGCTGACTTCGCCGATCACCGATACTATACATATAATAACGAGCAAGTAAGCGAATCATGGCATATGGGAATAGACTTTGCAAGTGTGGCCGCAGCTCCTATAATAGCTAGCAATGCCGGCCGTGTCGTACTTGCATCTGAAAATGGAATTTATGGATTAAATATTGTGATTGATCATGGATTTGGGCTTTATTCGCTTTATGGACACTGCTCAAGCACTAGAGTAAAAGAGGGCGATATGGTGGTGGCTGGTGATCAAATAGGCACTACTGGAACTAGTGGTCTTGCACTTGGTGATCACCTTCACTTTGGAATTTTAGTCCAAGGCGAAGAGGTAAGACCTCAACAATGGATGGATAAAAAGTGGATAAAAGACAATATCACAAGTGTTTTAGATGCTGCAAAAGCGATGATAGATAAAAACTAA